One region of bacterium genomic DNA includes:
- the pdxS gene encoding pyridoxal 5'-phosphate synthase lyase subunit PdxS, whose protein sequence is MEKADNINLKIGLAEMLKGGVIMDVTTPEQAKIAEDAGAVAVMALERIPADIRSHGGVARMSDPTVIKAIQKAVSIPVMAKCRIGHFAEAQVLEALGVDFIDESEVLTPADEDYHIDKWKFKVPFVCGCRELGEALRRISEGAAMIRTKGEAGTGNIVEAVRHMRSVINGIRRIQSLGDEELVTEGKRLGAPVELIREVKKLGKLPVPNFSAGGVATPADASLMRQLGAESVFVGSGIFKSSAPEKMAKAIVSAVTHFDDPDLIAKVSEGLGEAMPGLEINAIPDNERMAGRGW, encoded by the coding sequence ATGGAAAAAGCCGACAATATAAACCTGAAAATCGGATTGGCGGAAATGCTCAAGGGCGGCGTTATTATGGACGTCACCACCCCGGAACAGGCCAAGATCGCAGAGGACGCCGGCGCCGTGGCGGTGATGGCCCTGGAACGGATCCCGGCGGACATCCGCAGCCATGGCGGCGTCGCCCGTATGTCCGACCCGACCGTTATCAAGGCCATTCAAAAAGCCGTTTCTATTCCGGTGATGGCCAAATGCCGCATCGGCCATTTCGCCGAGGCTCAGGTGCTGGAAGCCCTTGGTGTGGATTTTATTGATGAGAGCGAAGTGCTCACCCCGGCGGATGAGGACTATCATATCGATAAATGGAAATTCAAAGTGCCTTTTGTCTGCGGCTGCCGTGAACTGGGTGAAGCCCTGCGCCGCATCAGCGAGGGCGCTGCTATGATCCGCACCAAAGGCGAAGCCGGCACCGGCAACATCGTGGAAGCGGTGCGGCATATGCGCAGCGTCATCAACGGCATTCGGCGCATTCAATCCCTGGGCGATGAAGAGCTGGTCACAGAAGGTAAAAGACTGGGCGCACCGGTGGAGTTGATCCGCGAGGTGAAAAAACTCGGCAAACTGCCTGTGCCTAATTTTTCCGCCGGCGGCGTGGCCACTCCGGCGGACGCTTCGCTCATGAGACAGCTGGGCGCGGAAAGCGTATTCGTCGGCAGCGGCATTTTCAAATCCAGCGCACCGGAGAAAATGGCCAAAGCCATCGTTTCCGCCGTAACCCATTTTGACGACCCGGATCTCATCGCCAAGGTTTCCGAAGGCTTGGGAGAAGCCATGCCGGGGCTGGAGATCAACGCCATTCCCGATAACGAGCGCATGGCCGGCCGGGGCTGGTGA
- the pdxT gene encoding pyridoxal 5'-phosphate synthase glutaminase subunit PdxT: MRVGVLAVQGDYAKHVDILKRLGHIPHLVRIEAELNQCDGLIIPGGESTTLTIVMQKHGLWEPLRRFGERRPIFGTCAGLIILSSRTPNHPFAPLGLIDLTVERNAYGRQKDSFIDEVAVTWKGRNHFIPGFFIRAPKIIEIGKSVSVLGRHHNDIVLVENERILAATFHPELTDDLSVHKYFIRKLSSSRRVAVVAGLTHSAPG; this comes from the coding sequence ATGCGCGTCGGAGTTCTGGCCGTCCAGGGCGATTATGCCAAACATGTGGACATCCTGAAACGGCTCGGTCACATTCCACACCTGGTCCGCATCGAGGCTGAGCTGAATCAGTGCGACGGACTGATCATCCCCGGCGGCGAATCCACCACGCTCACCATCGTCATGCAAAAACACGGACTATGGGAACCGCTGCGCCGTTTCGGTGAACGCCGGCCGATTTTCGGCACCTGCGCCGGTCTGATCATTCTCTCCAGCCGGACGCCGAATCATCCGTTCGCCCCGCTGGGGCTGATCGATCTCACCGTTGAACGCAACGCTTATGGCCGGCAAAAAGACTCTTTCATCGACGAGGTGGCGGTGACCTGGAAGGGACGCAACCATTTCATTCCCGGTTTCTTTATCCGCGCACCGAAAATTATTGAGATCGGAAAATCCGTATCTGTGCTCGGCCGGCATCACAACGACATCGTGCTGGTCGAAAACGAGCGCATTCTGGCTGCGACCTTTCACCCAGAGCTTACGGATGATCTGTCGGTGCACAAGTATTTCATTCGCAAACTCTCATCATCTCGGAGGGTCGCTGTTGTTGCTGGATTAACGCACTCGGCTCCCGGCTGA